The Chordicoccus furentiruminis DNA window CCGCAGAATCAGTTTAGCCGAGCGGACCTCTTCCAGTGGATCGCCTGTCAGAGAAACCCGGATCGTATCGCCGATTCCCTCGTGAAGCAGGATACCCAGCCCCACAGCCGACTTGACGTTGCCTGAGAAAACCGTCCCGGCCTCCGTGATGCCAACATGAAGCGGATAGGCCGTCTGCTCAGACATCAGCTCGTAGGCTTTGATACACATCAGTACATCCGACGACTTGATGCTGATGACCAGATTGTCGTAGTCAAAGTCCTCGATCATCCGCACCTTGTCGAGCGCGCTTTCCACCAGTCCCTCGGCCGTCACGCGGCCGCCGTGGCGCCGGATCACGTCCTGCTCCAGCGAACCGGAATTTACGCCGACGCGGATCGGGATGTTCCGCATGCGGGCCGCGGCGACCACATCGCGGATATGCTCCGGGCCTCCGATGTTCCCCGGATTGATCCGGATCTTGTCCGCACCGTGCTCGATCGCCGCGATCGCGAGCTGATAATTGAAATGAATGTCCGCCACCAGCGGGATATGGATGCGCTTTTTGATCTGCTCCAGCGCCTCCGCCGCCTCTCTGGTCGGCACCGTGCAGCGCACGATGTCGCAGCCCGCCTTCTCCAGGGCGATGATCTGCGCCGCCGTCGCATCCGCATCCTCTGTCTTTGTGTTCGTCATCGACTGGATCGCGATGGGATGGCCTCCGCCGATCACACGGCTGCCGATCCGGATCTCCTTCGTATGCTCCCGGTTCATAAACACCTCCCGGTCATTTTCTGCGGTATGTATCAAACTCATAAA harbors:
- the ispG gene encoding flavodoxin-dependent (E)-4-hydroxy-3-methylbut-2-enyl-diphosphate synthase, producing MNREHTKEIRIGSRVIGGGHPIAIQSMTNTKTEDADATAAQIIALEKAGCDIVRCTVPTREAAEALEQIKKRIHIPLVADIHFNYQLAIAAIEHGADKIRINPGNIGGPEHIRDVVAAARMRNIPIRVGVNSGSLEQDVIRRHGGRVTAEGLVESALDKVRMIEDFDYDNLVISIKSSDVLMCIKAYELMSEQTAYPLHVGITEAGTVFSGNVKSAVGLGILLHEGIGDTIRVSLTGDPLEEVRSAKLILRSLGLRRGGIEVVSCPTCGRTEIDLITLANQVEQMVQDIPLDLKVAVMGCVVNGPGEAKEADFGIAGGRHEGLLIRHGEIIRKVPEDQLLGALREELLRVSSPDGLS